The Natronoarchaeum mannanilyticum nucleotide sequence TGGACGCCCGCGGACTCGATGCTGATGGAAAAGCAGATCTCGTGGGATCTCACGGGGAGCTTCGTCGAACTCCGGCGGGCGCTCCTTCGAGAGCGGCTCGACGAGGAGCTGTTCGCGGAGCTGTTCCCGCGGCGGCTGGACCACGACGTGCCGATCCTCCGCGAGTCGACCGCCGGCGTCGGCGGCGCGGACGTCGGGAGCACCGGTGGAAGCGAGGGAAGCGACGGACAAGACGCCGGGAGCGCCGCGGCATCGAGAGGCTCCGAATCGGCCGTTACCGGACGCTCCGAGCCGGTCGATGCAGGGCATTCCGCCCCGATCGACGCCGACCTGACCGCGTGGCTCTCGGGGTTCGAGACGCCGACCGGCGTCGGCTCGAACAGCTGGGTGGTCTCGGGCGAGCACACCGCGAGCGGGGCGCCGCTGCTGGCCTACGACCCCCACCTCTCGCTGATGGCGCCGCCGGTGTGGTACGAGCAACACGTCGAAACGCCAGAGCGTTCCGTGCGCGGGGCGACGTTCCCCGGCGTCCCGTTCGTCATCGCGGGCGCGAACGACGGCGGCGTCTGGTCCTTTACGAACGTCGGCGCCGACGTGCTCGACTGCTACCGCTACGAGGTCGACGACGCGGGCGAGCGCTACCGCTACCGCGGCGAGTGGTGCGAGTTCGAGATCGAGGAGCGCGAGATCGCGGTTTCGGGCGCCGAGAATCGGACGCTCGACGTCAAAAAGACAGTCCACGGGCCGATGATCGAACGCGACGGGCGCCGCGTCGGCGTCGCGTGGACCGGCCACACCGCCACGCGAACGACCGAGGCGATCGAGGAGTTCGGCCGGAGCGAGGGGCTGGCCGACCTGCGCGAGTCGACGCGGAAGTTCGACCTTCCGACCCAGAATCTGGTGTACGCCGACAGCGACGGTCGAACGATGTACTACGCCACCGGCAAGCTCCCGATCCGGCGGATCGACGGCGAGGAAGTTCGGGGCGATCGGATCTTCGACGGTTCGGCCGGCGAGGCCGAGTGGGAAGGGTTCGAGCCGTTCGGCGAGTCCTCGTGGGACGGCTTCGTCCCCTTCGAGGAGAAGCCCCACGCGATCGACCCGGACGTGCTCGCCACGGCTAACCAGCGCGTCGCGGACGACCCAGCACACTATATCGGCGCCGACTACGCGACGCCGTACCGCGGCGCACGGATCTACGAGCGCCTCGACGCCGCGGTCGCCGAAGGCGAACAGATCGACCGCGAGTTCCACCGCGACCTGCAGAACGACGTTCGGGACGGGCGCGCCGAGCAGTTGGTGCCCGAACTGCTCGCCGCAGTGAACGACAGTCCAGACGCCGGCGATCGGCTCGCCGACGCCGCTGCCACGCTCGACGAGTGGGACTACCGAATGTCGCGGGACTCGCGGGGGGCGCTGGTGTTCGCCCGCTGGATGGACCATTTCCGCCGCCTGACGGCCGAACCCACGTTCTCCGAGGCTGATCTCGACGAGTCGTACTACCCGAACGACTGGGTGCTCGCGACACTATCGGACGACAGCGCGCTGTACGATGACCGGTTGCGCGCCGAGACGATGGTCGCCGCCCTTGGCGAGGCGCTCGACGAGATCGACGCCGAGGGCTGGTCGACGTACGGCGTCTGGAACTCGACGCGGGCGATCGACCACCCCTTCGGCGCCCAGGCGCCGTTCCTGAACTACGACGGGCTGGCGGCCGACGGGTCGCCGGCGACGGTCAAGAACTACCGCGTCGACTCGGCGGTCGGATCGAGCTGGCGCATGGTCGTCGAGCCGGGTGGGGACGCCACGGCGATCCTGCCCGGCGGAAACTCGGGCGACTACTTCTCCGAGCACTACGACGACCAGTTCGAACGCTGGCTCGACAACGACCAGAAGTCGATGGATCGGACGATCGAGGGCGAGGAGACCGTGGCGTTCGAGTGTGAGTCGTCGTGAGTTCGAGCGATCGGGGTGGGGAGGAAGCGAGCGTTCGATCGCGTGACGCCGAGACGGCACCGGGCGACGCCGAAGCGACGGCACGCGACGACGAATCGGAACCGAGCGACGCCGAAACGGCATCGGGCGGAACCGGAGATCGGCTTCGCGACGCTCTGGATCAGGCGCGGACGCGGCGGCGATTCCACGCCGTCGCGCTCGCCGGCGCGGCAGCGTTCGGACTCCTGTTCGCGTGGCTCCACTGGATCGGCCTCGTGCTGGGCGGCGCGCTGGTCGCGCTCGTCGCGCCCAGCGTCCGGCGCGGCGCCGCGTACGCGCTGGCGTTCGGCGTCCTCGTGCTGGTGGCGTTCGCGGTCTCGATCGGCGACGCGGCGCTGCTCGTCCCCGAGATGCGACCGATCGTCTTCGTCACCGTCGGTGCCGGGATCGGGCTGCCGCTGCTGGGATCGCTGGCGCGCGGGATCGTCTGAATCGCTGACGACCGGGCCGAAACCCAGTCATCGCATCCGGGACCGTTACACTAATTCGAGGAATGAGCCTTCGAAGTTGGTATGGACGGCCTCCGAGCGCGCGTGCTGTCGGTCTGGCGGCGCACGATCGCGCTGTCATGGCCGATCGCCGTCCAACAGACGTTCAACACGCTGATGCGGACGGTCGACGTCATCGTCACGGGGCTGTTCTCGCCGGCCGCGGTCGCCGCGGTCGGGCTGGCCGACCTGTACGCCCAGTTCCCGCTCCGTGCGGGGCTCGGGCTCGGCTCGGGTGCGATCGCCCTCTCCAGTCAGGACACCGGCCGGGACGACGCCGACGCGCGCGATCAGGCGATCAGCCAGGCGCTGCTGCTCGGCTTTCTGGTGGGGATTCCCCTGGTCGCGCTCGGGATCGTCGCGGCCCGGCCGCTGATCGCGCTGCTGGGCGCCGACCCCGAGGTCGTCGCGATGGGCGGCACCTACCTCGCGATCGTATTCGCTGCGGCGCCGATGCGCATCGTCGGCCTCGTGAGCGCTCGCTCGCTCCAGGGGACCGGCGACACGCGGACGCCGATGCTCGTCAACATCGCCGCGAACGGGTTCAACATCGCCGGTACGGTCGGTCTCGGCCTGGGTATCGGCGCCCTGCCCGAACTGGGCGTCGTCGGCGTCGGCGTCGCGACCGCGGTCAGCAGGACGTTCGAGGCCGTCGCGTTCGCGCTGGCGTTTCTCAGCGATCGGACCGATCCAGTCCTGCGGCGGCCGACCGACCCGACGATCGCGCGCCAGCTCGTCGCGGTGAGCCTGCCGAACTTCGCCGAGGGGATGAGCACGTCGCTCGCGAACTTTCCCTTCAACGCCCTGCTGCTCACCTTCGGGACGGACGTCAACGCCGGGTATCACATCGGCCGCCGAATCTATCAGCAGGTCGCCGGACCGCTGTACCGCTCGTACAACGTCGCCGCGAGCATCGTGGTCGGCCAGTCGCTGGGCGAATCGGAGCCGGCCCGGGCGCGCTTCGAAGGGCGGGCCATCGCCGCGCTGAGCCTCCTCACGCTCGGGGGCGCCGGGATCGTTCTCGTCGCGGGCGCCGACCCGCTGGCGGGCGCGTTCACCAGCGACGCCGCGACCCGCCGGTACGCCGCCACGTTCGCGGGGGTGTTCGGCGTCTCGATGTTCTTCTTCGGGATCTTCTTCCCGTTCGCGGGAAGCCTGCGGGGTGCCGGCGACACCAGAACGCCGTTCTACGCCAACCTCTCGGGGACGGTCGTGTTCATGCTCGGCTTCTCCTATCTCGCCGGCGTCACGTTCGACTACGGACTCGCGGGGGTGTACGCCGGGATGCTGCTGTGTTACGCCTGGTGGGCGCTCGTCGTCACCGCGGGGTTCCGCTGGGGCGACTGGGCCGACACCGCGGCGTCGATGATGGCCGAGCGCGCCGGGACGTCCGACTGACGGACGCGAGGACGGATGGTATTCGTCTCGCCGATAGGTCGTCCGACGGGTACGTTTATTCCTCTCGGCGACGAACGTGGTGGTATGGAATCCAAACGGATCAAGCGGGCGCTCAGTCGAGCGCGCCACGCCGCGGTCGGCGCGGGTATCGGTGCCGCGATCGGCGGACTGTTCAGCAAAAACAGCGCCAGCACGGGCGCGGCACTGGGCGCCTTGGTCGGCGCGACGATCGGCGAGAAGCGAGTCGGCGTGGAGTCGCGAGTCAAGGAAGTGACCGAGAAGCGACAGTCCGAAAGCTCGGACTGACGCGCGGCTGCCGAAACTCGACGGGTTTCTTCGACGAATCGGCTCGATACCGTCCGGTACGTCCGGCGTTCGGCGGTTAGACCGGATCGCGAAGCGCCCAGACGTCCGTTTCGGGATCGAGGTTCGACGGCTCGGCGCCGCGATCGGTCAGGATGCCGGCGTGGTACAGCATCGCCTTGAGCTGGAACACGGTCGGCGAGTGGTAGGTCTCGCCCGTCGAGAGCGGCTCGGTCCGCAACTCGCCGTCGGGGCCCAGCACCCGGCTCCGGACGTCGTCGGTGCCGCGGACGAACAGTTCGACCGTAAGCGAGGGGTGGAGCTCGTGGAGGTACGTAACGAGTTCGACCAGTGTCGGCGTCTCAACGCCGTCCTCGTGCATATGTTGAATCTCCTCGACGAGCAACTGCGTCGCCGGGTACGCGTAGACGACGCGGCGCGCGAGCTGTCCCCACCGCGGCGCCGCGTCACAGAAGCGCCGGCGAGAGCCCTTCCAGTCGTCGAACGCGTCGAGCGCGGCATCGGCCGACCCGTACTCGCGGAGCGCGAACCGAACGACCTCCCGGCCCAGCGGCGTCAGCTCGGTCCGCGTCGGCGTCACGTCGACGAGATCGAGAAATTCGGCACCCTGTCGAGCGCCCTCGACCGCGCCGACGACTCGCTGTGCGACGACCGACTCGGTATCTTGCCGATGATAGACGGCGAGCGGGTACGCGAGGTAGTTCTTCGGATGATTCAGGGAGAACGACCGGTCGGCGACGCCCTGCGCGCTCGCCTGGAAGCGGATCGCGTCGGTCTCGCTCGTGGTGCAGTTGCCCACGACCCGCGGCCGCTCGATCGGCTCGACGACGCCGTCGGCGTCGACGCCGAGGACGCCGACGTTCAGTTCGCTGGCGAGCGTCCGCGCCGACTGCGAGATCGCCGGTGTCGGCGCCGCGACGTACGCGGCGTTGGCCTCGTGGAGCCGGTCGTACGCTTGCACGACGCCGCGCTCGACGTCGACGCGGCCGCCCTCGGTCCGCCCCTTCGCCTCGATCGCGACCAGCGGCGGGTCGTCGCCGAGGCGGTCGGCCGCGAGCCACTCGTCGTCGAGCGTCCGGACGCCGACCAGGTCGGGATAGCCCGTCCCGACGCGGATGTGGTTGAACGGCGCGAGCGTCTCGCGGATCGCCGGGTCGATCGGCTCGTCCGCGATCCAGCGCTCCTGCCCGAACTGCGTATCGACGACCGCGTAGCCCCGCCGGTCCTCGTCGTCGGGAAAGAGGCGACGCTTCGCGTGGGCGAGCACGTGGGGTTCGGTCATCGACCCCGCCGCGGCTGTCATGCTACAGACGCTTCTGGGGCAGCGTAATCAAACTACCGCGAACGGAGAGCGTCGACGCCGCAGCGCGGGCGTCGATCAGACGGGAACTGCGAGTCGGGGCCGATCAGAACGGGAACAGCGAGTCGGCGTCGGGGTCGCGCTCCAGCAGCTCGATCTCGTGGCCGTCCTGGTCCTTCGTGAACGCGTACATGTCGTCGCAGCTCTCGGGGTCGCGGTAGTCGGCGGCTTCTCGGACCATGAGCTGCTCCCAGTCCTCGTGCAGGTCGTCGATCCGGACGCAGAGGTGGCCCCAGGCGTCGCCCAGATCATAGCTCCGGCCGTCGTAGTTGTAGGTGAGCTCGACGGCCATCGCCTCGGGCGCGGCGTCCTCGGGCTTCATGAAGTAGTTGGCGAACGTGTCGGACTCCCAGCGCCCGGTGTGTTCGTACTCGAACTTCCGGGTCCAGAAGCCCAGCGCGTCGTCGGCGTCCTCGACGCGGATCATCGTGTGGTCGAGCGACCACAGCGCCCCCTGATCGGGGTCGCGCTGGACGATCTCGACCTCGTGGCCGTCGGGGTCCTTCACGAACGCGTAGCTGCCGCCGCAGGACTCGGGGTCGCGGTAGTCGTCGACGCCCTCGTCCATCAGCTGCTCGTAGTACGATTCGAGTTCGCCCTCGGGGACGCGCACCGCGATGTGACCCCAGGCGTCGCCGAGTTCGAGGTCGCTCTCACCTTCGTTGTGGGTGAGTTCGAGCATCGCGCCCTCCTCGTGCATCTCCTCGGGGCCGAGATAGACGATGGTGAAGTCGTCGCCCTCGTGGCGATCCTTCTCCTCGTAGTCCAGGTGAGTCTGGTACCACTCCAGCGATTCCTCCAGGTCCTCGACGCGCATCATGACGTGGTCCAGCGTTCCGTCCATGCGCGTTTCTACGACGGTGGCGGGCAAAAACGTGGTGAACGCGGACAGCTGATCGCCCGCTTCGACGGATACCAATGCGGGGGCGAAGCACGGAAATCCGCGCGGACCCAGAGACGCGTATGGACCGTACGAGCGCGACCCGAGAACTGGCGCTCCGGTCGCCGGCCGAGAACGCGGCATCGGCGGCGGGCGAGAGCGGGGCACCGACGCCGAGCGAGACCCGAACGGCGACGTTCGGGATGGGCTGTTTCTGGGGCCCGGACGCACGGTTCGGCGCGGTCGAGGGCGTCGTCCGGACACGAGTCGGCTACGCCGGCGGGACGACGGCCGATCCGACGTACCACTCGCTGGGCGATCACACGGAGGTCGTCCAGATCGAGTACGATCCCGAGAAACTGGCGTACGACGACCTGCTCGACGCGTTCTGGTCGAACCACGCGTGGAACTCGTCGGCTCGCAAACGCCAGTACCGGGGCGTCGTCCTCGCACACGACGACGAGCAGTACGAAGCCGCGCAGCGGCGTCGCGACGAACTGGCCGAGCGAACCGGCGAGACGGTCGCGACCGACGTCGAGAGGCTCGACGAGTTCTACCTCGCCGAGGACTACCATCAGAAGTACGAACTGCGGTCGACGCCGGTCGTCGGCGACGAGCTCGCGGAGCTGTACGGCGACGCGTTCGTGGATTCGACAATCGCCGCGCGGCTCAACGGGTTCGTCGCCGGCCACGGCGATCCGGAACGCCGCGACGCCCTGCTCGCCGACCTCGATCTCCCGCCCACCGTGATCGACGAGCTTCGACGCCGGTTCTGACCGCGGGCGACGGCGTTCGGAGCGATACCGAGCAACTGCGTCACCGCCGGCCGACGCCGAAGCACGGCATCGCGCCGCTGCGTGACGACGCTGCCGGAAGCCGTCGAGATCGAGCGTCGACGCCGCCGCGGGGACAGAGGTAAACCACCGGGCTTGCTAGATGACAGCATGGGTCAGCGAAACTCCGGAAAAGCCGTCGAGTGTCGGTGCACGCGCTGCAAGTTCAACAGCAACGGCTCCTGTGGCTACCAGGGGCGGATCCTGATCAACGCGAACGGCGAGTGCGAGATGATGGAGGAGGGGTTCGGCGGCGACCGCGGGCCGTACGGGGAACCCGAAGAGTAGACGGTTCGGCCGCCACGGTGCGTCGCCATCTTCCGGCTCGCAGTAGCGGATCTTCTCCCGTGGAGCCGTTTGTGACTCCGCGGACCTACTCCACGAGCTGGATCGTGTTACCGTTCGACGTGACGTGGAGATCCCGCCCGAGCTTGTACCCCTGGTTGCCGGCGAGGTCGACGTAGCCGGAGAACCCGCCCATATCCTGGTGGGCGGGGATGACGTGCTGGGGCTGGAGCGCGTCGAGCATCTCGTAGTGACCCTCCTGTCGGAGGTGGCCCGAGACGTGGATGTCGTCGTAGATGCGGGCGCCCTGCATGCCCAGCAGTTTCTCGGACTGGTAGCGCTGCCCCTCGTTGGTCGGCTCCGGGATCACTCGCGCCGAGAAGATGACCTTGTCGCCGTCGTCGAGTTCGTAGGGGGTGTCGCCCCGACCCATTCGGGTGAGCATCGCGCGGGGCTCGCCCTGGTGGCCGGTGACGATTGGCAGGTAGTTCTCCTTGCCCTCGTTCATGATCCGCTTGAACGTCCGATCGACGGACTTGCGGTGGCCGAACATCCCGAGGTCGTCGGGGAACGACGCGGCGCCGATGCGCTCGGCGGTGCCGGAGTACTTCTCCATCGATCGACCGAGGAGTACTGGTTCGCGGCCGATCTCTTTCGCGAACTCGACGAGGCTGGAGACGCGCGCGATGTGGCTGGAGAACGTCGTCGCGACGATGCCGCCGTCGTAGTCCTCGATGCTGTGCATCACGTCGCGCAGGTGCTCGCGGGCGACGTTCTCGCTGGGCGTGCGGCCCTTCTTGTTGGCGTTCGTGCAGTCCTCGATGTAACAGAGGACACCCTCACCCTCGCGACCGATCTCGCGGAACCGCTTCATGTCGATCGGGTCGCCGATGACCGGCGTGTGGTCCATGCGCTTGTCCAGCCCGTAGACCACCGCGCCCTCCGGCGTGTGCAGCACCGGGTTGATCGCGTCGATGATCGAGTGCGTGACGTTCACGAACTCGAGTTCGCAGCGCTCTCCGATGCCCATCGTCTCGCCGGGCTCCATCTCCACGAGATCGTTCTGGACGTCGAACTTCCCCTCGTCCTGGATCTCCTCCTTGACGAGTTCGAGCGTGAACGGCGAGGCGACGATCGGGGCGTCGTAGCGGTGGGCCAGCTTGCCGATCGCCCCGATGTGATCGAGGTGGCCGTGCGTGGGAACGATCGCCTTCACGTCGCCCTCGAGGTCGCTCATGATCCGGTCGTCCGGGATGGCGCCCATGTCGATGAGATCGAGGGAGTGCATGCCCTCGACCTGAATGTTGTCGTGAATCAGTACCTTCGAGAGGTTCAGTCCCATGTCGAAGACGACGATGTCGCCGCCGGCACGGACTGCGGTCATCTGTCGACCGACTTCCTCGTAGCCGCCAATAGTTGCGATTTCGATTTCCATAGGTCGGGTCCGATCAGAGCAGTCCCAGAACCCGTCGCAGAGTACGCCTTGTGAAGGAGAGCAGAGCGTGATACGGCGCTTCGGAGGTCGACCGCGCGAACGCGACGAGCGACTCGTCAGCCCCACGCCCTTCTCGGGGACGACGCGTGTTTCGGTTACGTGTGAGTCGGGGAGCCCGACGTAAATAGTTCGGGATGTTGGCTGTGGACGCTCGACCAGGGCGAGTTCCGTCGGACAGCAGCCAACTCTCGGTGGCAGTCGCCACACACCGGTCGCTCGCGAATTTGCTTCGAGAGAAGTGCTCCGTCAGGGATTCGAACCCTGGTCCTTGCCGTGAGAGGGCAAGATGATTGGCCGGACTACACCAACGGAGCTTACCTGTACCCTCTCAGGTACGCATCCTTTCGTAGCGACGAGATACGTTTAACAGTTGCGTTTCGATCGAACATTGGGGCCGGGTATCGTGGGACGGAGGGGCGCCCAGCAGGAATCTCTCGAACTCGCGGCGGCCACGCTTATGCGACTCCGGACCTACCACGTCGGTATGCAAACACGACCGCTGGGAGAGACCGGCCACGACAGTTCCGTCGCGACGTTCGGCGCCATCGCGCTCAACTGGCTCGAACAGGAGGGCGCGAACCAGATGATCGAACTCGTGCTGGATCGCGGCGTCAACCACTTCGACGTGGCGCCGGAGTACGGCGACGCCGAGCTGAAGCTCGGCCCGAAGCTCCGCCAGCACCGCGAGGAGATCTTCCTCGGGTGCAAGACACAGAAGCGCGACTACGAGGGCGCGGCGCGCAAGCTCGATCGGTCGCTGAACCGGCTCGGAACCGACCACGTCGAGCTGTACCAGATCCACGGGCTGGAGTACGAGCACGAACTCGACGAGATCACGGGCGAGGGCGGCGCGCTCGAAGCGATCCGCGACGCCCGGAGCGAGGGTAAAGTCGATCACATCGGGCTGACGAGCCACGGCGACCCGCAGCTGATCCTCGAGGCGATCGAGCGCATCGACGATCTCGACTCGCTGATGTTCCCGATGAACCCCGTCGTCGCCGGCAAGGACGGCGACGAGTACGACTACGAGGCCGTACTCGAACGCGCCGAATCGGAGGACATCGGCACGCTCGGCATCAAGGCGTTCGCCGGCGGAACGTGGCCCCCGACCGACGAACTGCCCGAGGAAGACCGGCCGTACGCGAACTGGTATCAGCCGGTCGACGATCCCGACACGATCCGCGAGCGCTTCGATTTCGCCGCCGCGCAGGGACTGACGAGCGTCATCACGCCCGGCGATCCGAAGCTCGTCGCGATGGTCCTCGACGCCGCCGAGCGGTTCGACGGAATGGACGAGGCCGCCCAGCGTTCGCTGATCGAGCGGGCGCGCCACGACGACAGTCCGGTGCCCGAGCAGCTCCACCACTGACGGCGCGAGGAGACGAGGACAGTCATGGACGTTCCGAGTACGGTCGCGACGGCGCTGGAGGACCAGTCGGTCGACGGTGCGACCTGCCTGGAGGCCGGCGCCGGCGTCGGCAACGCGACCGCGGGGCTGCTCGCAGCGGGTGCCGAGCGCGTCTACGCGGTGACGAACGACGCCGAGCACGCGCGAACTGTTCGCGAGCGCGTGGCCCGTGACGATCCGGATCGAAGCGTCGCGCTCGAAGCCGATCTCAGGGAGCTCCCGTTGGTCGACGACACCGTCGACATCATCACGGCCCACGGGCTGTTCAACGTGGTTCCGCCGGCGTCGCTCGACGCCATCGCGACCGAGGTGACCCGCGTCGCGACGCCGGGCTGTCACCTCGTCGTCGACGACTACGAGCCGTTACCGGCCGACGCCGACGTGCGAGAGCTGTTCGCCGTCGAGAACGCCGCCTCGCAACTCGCCGAGGGACGGCCCGCGCTGGCGTTCTACCCGGCGGCCGCGCTGCGGCGGCTGTTCGAGGGGTACGGCTGGACGTTCGACCGGAAGCGGACGCTGCTCGATCCGGTTCCCTGGACAGAAAGTCATCTCGACGCCCACGCCGCGGCGGTACGCTCGCGCGCTGCGGGGCTTCCGGAAAGAGATGCCGACCGGCTCGTGACCCGAGCCGACCGAATCGTCGACGACATCGGTGAGGAGCGGGTCGGCGAGATGTACAGCCTGGCGTTCCGACGGCCCGACTGAGCGACCGCATCCGACAGCGCGCTCAGCGATCGGCGATTGCCGATCCCGCGTATCCCCCGATCGCGCTCAGGACGACGGTGATCGCACTCGAGATGGCCAGCATGGCGACGATCAGCAGCCCGAGCGTGACGGCGTTCGCGGCGAACGCGCCGCCCGCAAGAAAGACGAGCAAGAGCGCGTAGGGGGCCGCGAGCGCGATCCCGGCCAGCGCGCCGATCCGCAGCGCGTCGCCGGACGACCCTCGCCGGACGTAGCCCGCGACGCCGCCGCCGACCAGCGGCGAGAACGGGACGAACGAGGTGACCGCCGAGACGACCGCCCCGACGACGGCGAGGACGATCCGGTCGTCGATCACGAGGCCGGTCCCCTCCAGGCGGCGCCGCACTCGGCGCGAGTAGGCGGCGAACGCGATGCCGGCGACGACGAGGACGGCGCCCGTCACGGCGAGGCCGAGCCCGCCCCAGACCATGAGACTGTGGATCGCGTCGACCAGCTCGGCGTCGGTCATCGTCGTCGCCGTGACCTCCAGTTCGGCGACGATCTCCTCGGCCGTCGCGGCGTCGGCGGATCGATAGACGGCGACGCCCGCCGACGCCGCGCCGAGGCCGGGGACGGCGATCAGCAGTGCGACGATCGCGTCGAAGATGGCATTTAGCGCGCCCGATCCCTCGACGCGCGGCGAGTCGTGGTTCTCGGTCTGCGTAGTAGGCTCCATATCTCCACGTTGTACGGCCTACAACGTAAAACGACGATCGGAGTTTCAAGCTCTGAAGTCGCGCCCCGGCTCGGGGGGCGTCCCTCTCGAAGGGCCGGCCCGTTGGCAACGATTCTGCAACCGGACGTCGCCAGCGGGCTCCCGAACAACAATAATAATTATTAGTTGAATAGCTCGACGCTCTAGCATGTCCGAGCACTTCGGCATCCTCGCGCTGGCGCCGCCGGTCCTGGCGATCGTGCTCGCGATGACGACCCGGCAGGTGCTGGTGTCGCTGTTCGCGGGGGTCTGGATCGGCGCGCTGCTGGTCGCGAGCTGGAACCCGATCGCCGCCACGGCGCTGACGATGGACTGGCTCGTCGCGGTCGTCCGGTCGCCGTTCGACACGAAGTTCATCATCCTGATCCTGTTCATGGGCGCAGGGGCGGCGTTCATCTACCGCTCCGGCGGGATCCTCGCACTCGAGCGGTGGATCGGGGATCGGGTCGACACCGCCCGCGAGTCCCAGATTCTCACGTGGCTGATCGGCGTGTTCATCTTCTTCGATTCGTATACGAGCACGGTCGTGACGGGCAACGCGACGCGAGAGCTCTCCCAGGAGAACCGCTCGTCGCGCGAGATGCACGCGTACGTGCTGGACTCGACGACCTCGCCGGTGACGACGTTCGGCCCCGTCTCGAACTGGATCGGGTTCCAGGTGTCGATGATCATCGCCGGCTTCGAGGCCGCGGAATTCACCGCGAGCGAACTGGGCGTGACGGCGTTCGGCCTGTTTCTGCAGTCGATCCCGTGGAACCTCTACTGCTTCATGGCGTTTTTCATGGTCGGGTTCATCGCGATCACCCAGCGCTTCTTCGGGCCGATGCTCGACGCCGAGTGGCGGGCGCGCTCGACCGGGCGGACGATCCGAGAGGACGCCACGCCGCTGTCTGACGTCTCGGCCGACGTCGGCGAGCCCAGCGAGAAGAATCCGACGCTCGTGAACTTCTTCGTCCCGATCATCGTCCTACTCGTCGTCGGGCTCGTCTCGATGTGGTATCTCGGCGGCGGCCACCAGCCCGGCGTCGACCTCGCCGAGGCGTTCCAGGAGACCGACGTCGCGCTCGGCTTGCTGTACGGCGCGTTCGCGTTCATGGTCACCGGGTTCGTCGGGTCGCTGGCCTACCGGACGATGGATCTGGAGGAGGCCAGCGAGACGATCATCGACGGGTTCAACACGATGATGATCGCGCTGGCGATCATCGTGCTCGCCTGGGCGATCGGCTACGCCGCCGAGCAGGTCGGCACCGCACAGTACATCGTCGACGTGCTGGTCGGCAGCGGCATCCCCGGCGGGTTCCTGCCCCTGCTGATCTTCATCGCGGCGATGTTCGTCGCCTTCACCACCGGTACGTCCTGGGGGACGATGGCGATCCTGACGCCGCTGGCGATCCCGCTGGGCTACGAACTGGTCGGCCCCTCGGTGCTCCCGGTGCTGATCGGCGTGCTGTTCGGCGGCGCGATCTGGGGTGACCACAGTTCGCCGATCAGCGACACCACCGTCATGTCCTCGATCTTCGCGGGCTCGGACCACATCGACCACGTGAACACGCAGGTGCCGTTCGCCGCGACCGCCGCGGGCGCCACGATGGTCGTCCTGGTCCTGTACGGG carries:
- a CDS encoding DUF5518 domain-containing protein — its product is MEPTTQTENHDSPRVEGSGALNAIFDAIVALLIAVPGLGAASAGVAVYRSADAATAEEIVAELEVTATTMTDAELVDAIHSLMVWGGLGLAVTGAVLVVAGIAFAAYSRRVRRRLEGTGLVIDDRIVLAVVGAVVSAVTSFVPFSPLVGGGVAGYVRRGSSGDALRIGALAGIALAAPYALLLVFLAGGAFAANAVTLGLLIVAMLAISSAITVVLSAIGGYAGSAIADR
- a CDS encoding class I SAM-dependent methyltransferase, producing MDVPSTVATALEDQSVDGATCLEAGAGVGNATAGLLAAGAERVYAVTNDAEHARTVRERVARDDPDRSVALEADLRELPLVDDTVDIITAHGLFNVVPPASLDAIATEVTRVATPGCHLVVDDYEPLPADADVRELFAVENAASQLAEGRPALAFYPAAALRRLFEGYGWTFDRKRTLLDPVPWTESHLDAHAAAVRSRAAGLPERDADRLVTRADRIVDDIGEERVGEMYSLAFRRPD
- a CDS encoding aldo/keto reductase; this encodes MQTRPLGETGHDSSVATFGAIALNWLEQEGANQMIELVLDRGVNHFDVAPEYGDAELKLGPKLRQHREEIFLGCKTQKRDYEGAARKLDRSLNRLGTDHVELYQIHGLEYEHELDEITGEGGALEAIRDARSEGKVDHIGLTSHGDPQLILEAIERIDDLDSLMFPMNPVVAGKDGDEYDYEAVLERAESEDIGTLGIKAFAGGTWPPTDELPEEDRPYANWYQPVDDPDTIRERFDFAAAQGLTSVITPGDPKLVAMVLDAAERFDGMDEAAQRSLIERARHDDSPVPEQLHH
- a CDS encoding Na+/H+ antiporter NhaC family protein codes for the protein MTTRQVLVSLFAGVWIGALLVASWNPIAATALTMDWLVAVVRSPFDTKFIILILFMGAGAAFIYRSGGILALERWIGDRVDTARESQILTWLIGVFIFFDSYTSTVVTGNATRELSQENRSSREMHAYVLDSTTSPVTTFGPVSNWIGFQVSMIIAGFEAAEFTASELGVTAFGLFLQSIPWNLYCFMAFFMVGFIAITQRFFGPMLDAEWRARSTGRTIREDATPLSDVSADVGEPSEKNPTLVNFFVPIIVLLVVGLVSMWYLGGGHQPGVDLAEAFQETDVALGLLYGAFAFMVTGFVGSLAYRTMDLEEASETIIDGFNTMMIALAIIVLAWAIGYAAEQVGTAQYIVDVLVGSGIPGGFLPLLIFIAAMFVAFTTGTSWGTMAILTPLAIPLGYELVGPSVLPVLIGVLFGGAIWGDHSSPISDTTVMSSIFAGSDHIDHVNTQVPFAATAAGATMVVLVLYGLGLRSPIVALPLAFVLTAAAVLALNKIDARRKGLPEVMPTAEAIESGEVDVDRAERGASDTNNGSYDLFETVPMVAVGIVVSYVALVFVFAALGG